The following proteins come from a genomic window of Lolium rigidum isolate FL_2022 chromosome 5, APGP_CSIRO_Lrig_0.1, whole genome shotgun sequence:
- the LOC124652567 gene encoding 30S ribosomal protein S6, giving the protein MEATAGSSRTLFLLTPSPPLVRTVRLALGVGRRRLVAAGARKRRGKDGDAGEERVDSHSFNPKAGEVTGPFPESVLLRKKKVKEDGEDSPEFADAEEEKLYELLNIQLESGLNLQRMRHYEVVYLIHEDRVEEAEDVISKVQEFVRERKGRIWRVNNWGLRRLAYKIKKATHANYVLMNFEIQAKCINDFKTLLDKDERIIRHLVMKRDEAITEDCPPPPEFHAMRSQQLDDEYIDEEYAKADDGDDEGEDGNVDDDVEPDDEPEIILVDEVDDDNAEDLRRRNRKIKLEKYTMGKVLR; this is encoded by the exons ATGGAGGCCACCGCCGGCTCGTCGCGGACTCTCTTCCTCCTCACGCCCTCGCCGCCTCTGGTAAGAACGGTGCGCCTCGCCCTTGGCGTGGGGAGGCGCCGGCTCGTGGCCGCGGGGGCCAGGAAGAGGAGGGGCAAGGACGGGGACGCGGGAGAGGAGAGGGTGGACTCGCACAGCTTCAACCCCAAGGCCGGCGAGGTCACCGGCCCGTTCCCCGAGTCCGTGCTGCTCAGAAAG AAAAAGGTGAAAGAGGACGGTGAGGATTCACCTGAATTTGCTGATGCCGAAGAAG AAAAGCTATATGAACTTCTGAACATTCAGCTAGAGAGTGGTTTAAATCTGCAAAGGA TGCGGCACTATGAAGTTGTTTACCTCATTCATGAGGACCGTGTGGAGGAAGCTGAAGATGTTATATCAAAAGTACAAG AATTTGTCAGAGAGAGGAAAGGACGGATATGGAGGGTGAACAACTGGGGACTGCGCAGACTTGCTTACAAGATAAAGAAAGCTACACATGCCAACTACGTCCTAATGAACTTTGAGATACAGGCAAAATGCATCAACGATTTCAAGACTCTGCTTGATAAGGATGAAAGAATCATTAGACACCTTGTGATGAAACGAGATGAGGCGATTACTGAAGACTGCCCTCCCCCACCAGAGTTTCACGCTATGCGATCTCAACAGTTGGATGATGAATATATTGATGAGGAATATGCGAAGGCGGATGATGGGGATGATGAGGGTGAGGATGGCAATGTTGATGATGATGTAGAACCTGACGATGAACCTGAAATCATTCTTGTTGATGAAGTTGATGATGACAACGCCGAAGACCTGAGAAGAAGGAATAGGAAAATTAAACTGGAGAAGTATACAATGGGGAAGGTCTTGAGGTAG